In Ktedonobacteraceae bacterium, the genomic window GCCGCCGCCAATATCCACGACATGGTGGTAGGGGGCAAAATCGTAGACGGCCATGACTGCTTCGGCATCCCTGCGCATGCGTCTGCTCATATGCATGTTGAAATGCGCACATGTCTCGGGATGGTCATGCAAATAGGCAAAAAAGCTCTGCCTGAAGGCGGCTTCGCACCCTGATTTGCCCGTCTTGACGCAAAAGAGCAGTTCCGCGAATGCCCGGTAATACACCTCACCTGAGATGATCACATAAGAGCGGATCGAGTCAGGATGATCGGTGCGTAAGACCTCATGACTGGCAGCTAACTGGTAGGTATGATTTTCTCGGCGCTCAAACACGCCGAGGAGAACGAGCGAAGCCATCACTCTTCTCAAAGCATCGGGATTCACATCTACGCATGCCGCGAGTTCCTCTACCGTGCGAGGAACGTTGCAGGCCAGATCAGCAAGACCCAATCTGGCCGCCACGTACGCCAGTTGAGATTCGACAAAGCGGCTAGCGAGTGTATCAAGCGAGACGAACGATGATGGTTCAGACATAACCGATCTCCTTCCCCTCTCGGTCAGAGGAAAGTCTGCGATACCCGCGTGGCAGATCTCAAGTTGCCAACAAATTTACCATGCCGAATGATGGAGAATTGTATGCTCTCTTCCTTTTGAACGAGAGTCGCCAGATGTCGGCAGGAGGATGCTGTGGTTGCCCACACCGTCCACAGAAACGGGTCTCCCCTGCATCGTCAGAACAGGAGGTGCGACGTGGGGCGCTACACCTGGAGCAAGGGTTGATTGTTCAGTATGTGGCATACACTCCTCCTTTTTGTCACAGATGATCGGTGGCTTGAGGAACTGACCACGCGATGTAGTATACTGAGGAAGAAAGTCAATGATTTAACATGCGCTTGCCATGGGGTTGCTATCTTTCTACATGTCGGAAGTGATTTCAAAAGGTTCCGTATAACGAGGCTGCATCGATGAACAAACAGCAGCAAGCCGTCTTCTCTTCCCAACAGGTCAAGACAAAGCGCTCTCCGAATGAGCGTCTGAAAGCACATCGGCTCAAGAAGAACTGGACCCAGGTCTATGTCGCGACCATGATCGGCACCAGCGATGTGGAGGTCTCCCGCTGGGAGAACGGCACTTCGATTCCCAGCCTCTACTTTCGGGAGCAGTTGTGCGAGCTGTTTGGCACCACACCGGAAGCGCTGGGCTTCGTCACGGATGCCGCCGCCCCATTACAGGAGCGCCTGGGAGGAACTTCCTCCACTCTGCCGGTTCCCCTCACCTCGCTGATTGGTAGAGAACAGGAAGTCGCCGAAGTCTGTACGCTGCTGCGGCGCCCACAGACCCGCTTGCTCACGCTCACCGGTGCTGGTGGCGTGGGGAAGACCCGTTTGGCGCTCGAAGTCGCCCATGAAATGCAGCAGGACTTCGCCGATGGCGCTTGCTTTGTCGAGCTTTCTCCCTTGCGGGAGGCCGGATTGGTCTTCCATACCATTGCCCATGCACTCCACCTCGAACACAAGGGGCTGGAACCGCTCAAGCACCTGCGAACGTTTCTCCGAGACAAGCACCTCCTGCTGGTCCTGGACAACTTCGAGCAGGTGGCAGCCGCCGCACCATCCCTGGTGGACCTGCTGGCGGCCTGCCCGCATCTGAAACTGTTGGTCACGAGCCGCGAGATGCTGCATGTGCGCGGCGAAAGCACCTTTCCCGTCCAGCCGCTGACCCTGCCCGATCCGCAGCACCTCGCAGACCCGTCGCTGGTCGCAGGCTCTGGAGCAGTGGCCCTGTTTCTTGAACGAGCGCATGAGATCATCCCCGACCTTGTGCTGACGTCCGAAACGGCGCCGCTGATGGCCGAGATCTGTCGTCGCCTCGATGGGCTGCCCCTGGCGATTGAGTTAGCGGCCGCACGGCTCAAGCTGTTGCCCCTGCCCGCACTGCTGGACTATCTGGAACACCGGCTCTCGCTCTTAACCGGAGGGCCGCGCGATCTGCCTGCCCGGCAGCAGACCTTACGCAACACCTTGCAGTGGAGCTACGACCTGCTTTCTGAAGCCGAGCAGCGCCTCTTTCGACGGCTCTCGGTGTTCGTTGGCGGCTGTACCTTGGAGGCAGTGGAAGCCCTGTATGACCTGCTTGAGGGGACCCATGCCGCCGTGTTGGATGGGATCATCTCGCTGCTGGACAAGCACTTGCTGTGCCGGGCAGCGCAGCGCGGTGAAGCGCAGGAGACGGGGCGCCTGCTGATGTT contains:
- a CDS encoding methyltransferase, with translation MSEPSSFVSLDTLASRFVESQLAYVAARLGLADLACNVPRTVEELAACVDVNPDALRRVMASLVLLGVFERRENHTYQLAASHEVLRTDHPDSIRSYVIISGEVYYRAFAELLFCVKTGKSGCEAAFRQSFFAYLHDHPETCAHFNMHMSRRMRRDAEAVMAVYDFAPYHHVVDIGGGNGMFLSLLLQRYAHLQATLFDLPAACEQAMESLQQGGVAARCEIVSGDFLRDELPGGTDLYLLSLILHDWDDEQAVRLLKSCRRAMSDTSRLVLVEFVLQERGPTEREAREDLFMLVVTGGRERTAEQFRALLAQADLQLSWMVPTQERRSVLEVIPVLPTQETSQ